The genomic interval AGATCATCGCGGTCTATAAGAatgcgcccgcgcgcgcgctctcgCCACGGGACAAAACCaagcgcgccgcggccgcaaACGGGCAAGGCATAGCCAGAGCGCAGGCGGAGCACGCAagaagcggccggcggcgatggtgacgGCGGAGtcgggcggtggcgcggcggcggcggtgctgagggaggtggcgacgctGCGGTTCGCGCGGCAGGTGGTGCTGGGGCGGTGGTTCATGGTGCTGGCGTGCCTGCTGATCCTGTCGGCGTCGGGGGCGACGTACATCTTCGGCATCTACTCCAAGGTGCTCAAGACGTCGCTGGGCTACGACCAGCAGACGCTGAACACGCTCTCCTTCTTCAAGGACCTGGGCGCCAACGTCGGCGTCATCTCGGGGCTCATCAACGAGGTGACGCCGCCGTGGGTGGTGCTCGCCATGGGCGCCGCCATGAACCTCGCCGGCTACCTCATGATCTACCTCGCCATCGACGGCCGCACCGCGCGGCCGCCGGTCTGGCTCATGTGCATCTACATCTGCGTCGGCGCCAACTCGCAGTCCTTCGCCAACACCGGCGCGCTCGTCACCTGCGTCAAGAACTTCCCGGAGAGCCGCGGCATCGTGCTCGGCCTGCTCAAGGGCTTCGTCGGGCTCAGCGGCGCCATCTTCACGCAGCTCTACCTCGCCATctacggcgacgacgccaAGTCTCTCGTGCTGCTCATCGCGTGGCtccccgccgccatctccaTCCTGTTCGTCCACACCGTCCGCATCATGCCGTACcgccccagccgccgccgcgacggcggggcctccgccgccaccagcaACGACGCCTTCTTCTGCTTCCTCTACATCTCCATCGCGCTCGCCGTCTACCTGCTCACCATGATCGTCGTGCAGAACCAGACCACCTTCTCGCACACGGCCTACGTCGTGTCAGCCACCGCGCTGCTCctcgtcctcttcctcccgctcgtcgtcgtcatcaagCAGGAGTACCGGATCAAGAGGGAGCTCGACGAGTCCCTCCTCGAGCCCCCCACGGTGACCATCGAGAAGCcaacaaccgccgccgccgccaacgcaGCGATGCAAATGTCAACAGCGAGCACCACCAAGACCAAAACAGAGGCAGCGACAGAggaggcgtcgtcgtcggcaccggcgccggcgccgccgtcttctTGCCTCGGGTCGTGCTTGAAGCACATGTTCAGCCCGCCGGCGCAGGGGGAGGACTACTCCATCCTGCAGGCGCTGGTGAGCGTGGACATGCTGGTGCTGTTCCTGGCCACCATctgcggcgtcggcggcacgCTGACGGCGATCGACAACATGGGGCAGATCGGGCAGTCGCTGGGCTACCCGGCGAAGAGCATCAAGACGTTCATCTCGCTCATCAGCATCTGGAACTACGCCGGCCGCGTCACCTCCGGCTTCGCGTCGGAGATCTTCCTGACCCGCTACAAGTTCCCGCGGCCGATGATGCTCACGCTggtgctcctcctcgcctGCGTCGGCCACCTCCTCATCGCCTTCGGCGTCCCGCAGTCGCTCTACGCCGCCTCCGTCATCATCGGCTTCTGCTTCGGCGCGCAGTGGCCGCTCCTCTTCGCCATCATCTCCGAGGTGTTCGGCCTCAAGTACTACTCCACGCTCTACAACTTCGGCTCCGTCGCGAGCCCCATCGGCGCCTACGTCCTCAACGTCCGCGTCGCCGGTTACCTCTACGACGTCGAGGCGGCCAAGCAGCACGGCGGCTCGCTCTCCGGTGGCGACAAGACCTGCCTCGGCGTGCAGTGCTTCCGGAAGTCCTTCCTCAtcatcaccgccgccaccgtcgccggcgcgctcgTCTCGCTCATCCTGGTCTGGAGGACGAGGAAATTCTACAGGGGAGACATCTACGCCAAGTTCCGCGAcaacgccgccggcgatcaaGCTGCCACCAACGGTAACTTCATCGCAGCTACAGAGAAGAAGTCAGCCATAGTCAACGATGATGACAAGAAGGGGTAACACATTATATACAAACAGTAGAAACTATGCAACTGTAACTTGTTAGCAGAAAGTCAAAAGTGGTAGGCTTGCTAAAGTTACAAATAGCAGTAAAATTTTTGGAGCTAGGAGTAAACTTGCTTAGCTCTGTTATATAGTTATGGTGTTTGGTGTGAGATACAAGTAGTTCTAGATTATCTAACCAGGATTAatattgggaaaaaaatacgGCGCTCGAGAAATAGAGAGAGGTACTATGCTGAGTTAAAATAATACTGACCCCGTTTTATGATGTaagatttttgattttttttaacgtttgattatttgttttattctaaaaattagtataaatataaaaaaaataagtcatgtttaaagttcgtTTGATattaaagtaagtcacaagcaaaataataatattttcataattttttaaataagataaatggtcaagcATTGCAGGCAAAAAGATATAATGGAATgagtacttaaaaaatacatatattatgtttatattttgagggTATTGTTATGGTACCTTCTGCTAGTAGGTCAGTAGAgtagtatttttataagtatatagaatattttattttaaactttgataacataaatttaccaatttatctattttaatataaaatattacacacaaatttattataatgtcatatattttagttctaattttattcatacaaaaattttatctcacATATTGCTGgtgtaatataaaaatatcagattttttaaaagaaatcagATTCATTAGAATCAAAGTAACGGATAGCTAGCAACCATGGAAGAATACCTTAAAAAAACGTATTTTGAAGGGGTGGATCGCTTGCCGGCAGCAGTAAACTAATCAAACATTGGCTGCTACTGCCGACCAAGAACTTattagtactaattaattacctgACCATTAATTGGTGGCGACGGGACGGATAAACGCCATAAACCGATGGACACTGGCCGGCCAGATCGACGAACGCCGGCCACAGACTGACTGGCCCGCCGCCGAGGCGTCCATCCGTTGCAGCCACATACTGGTCTGGCTGTGCAGTAGCCGTGACCGCGATATCTGGCGAGTGGATTTTAAATCCCGGGAGTAATGTCCGAGTAAGGTGCTCTCGTTTATTTATTGTAtgctatttaaataattattaaaaaatttaaaataaaatttagaagatagattaatataagatatatcatcaCTTAAACATGCAAATTCAAATATGATTTCTACGATCCATAAGGTATGGGAGTTTTATAGACAATAAATAGGGTGTCgtgtagatatttttgatgatgtggcaaagtattaatgaagaaagagatgaaataagttttatggagATAAAAACTTCTATGCACGGTTAACTAGACAACTTGTGTCTCCAT from Oryza brachyantha chromosome 3, ObraRS2, whole genome shotgun sequence carries:
- the LOC102714717 gene encoding uncharacterized protein LOC102714717 yields the protein MVTAESGGGAAAAVLREVATLRFARQVVLGRWFMVLACLLILSASGATYIFGIYSKVLKTSLGYDQQTLNTLSFFKDLGANVGVISGLINEVTPPWVVLAMGAAMNLAGYLMIYLAIDGRTARPPVWLMCIYICVGANSQSFANTGALVTCVKNFPESRGIVLGLLKGFVGLSGAIFTQLYLAIYGDDAKSLVLLIAWLPAAISILFVHTVRIMPYRPSRRRDGGASAATSNDAFFCFLYISIALAVYLLTMIVVQNQTTFSHTAYVVSATALLLVLFLPLVVVIKQEYRIKRELDESLLEPPTVTIEKPTTAAAANAAMQMSTASTTKTKTEAATEEASSSAPAPAPPSSCLGSCLKHMFSPPAQGEDYSILQALVSVDMLVLFLATICGVGGTLTAIDNMGQIGQSLGYPAKSIKTFISLISIWNYAGRVTSGFASEIFLTRYKFPRPMMLTLVLLLACVGHLLIAFGVPQSLYAASVIIGFCFGAQWPLLFAIISEVFGLKYYSTLYNFGSVASPIGAYVLNVRVAGYLYDVEAAKQHGGSLSGGDKTCLGVQCFRKSFLIITAATVAGALVSLILVWRTRKFYRGDIYAKFRDNAAGDQAATNGNFIAATEKKSAIVNDDDKKG